The DNA region TTGAGTGAAGGCTTCTCATTAAGACCATATGCAGCATTGGGATTAGAATATGGAAGAGTAAGTAAGATAAGAGAAAAATCAGGAGAAATAAAATTAGAAGTAAAACAAAATGATTATATCTCAGTAAAACCAGAAGTAGGAGCAGAATTAGCATTCAAGCATTACTTTGGAATGAAAGCACTAAGAACATCACTAGGAGTAGCTTATGAAAATGAGCTAGGCAGAGTGGCAAAAGGAAAGAATAAAGCAAGAGTAAGAGATACAAGTGCAGACTGGTTCAACATAAGAGGAGAAAAAGAAGACAGAAGAGGTAATGTAAAATTTGACTTAAATGTTGGATTAGATAATACAAGAGTAGGAGTAACAGCAAATGTAGGATATGATACTAAAGGAGAAAACCTAAGAGGTGGACTAGGTTTAAGAGTTATATTCTAATAAATTAGTCACTAACACTAGTGTAATATAGATTATTATTTCCAAAAAGAAGGTTGGTATAATAGGAAGTTCTACCCTATTATACTGACCTTCTTTACTTTTTAAGTTCCAAAAAATTTGAAATGTATTTTTGTATAAGGATATTTATGAAAGATAAAAAGGAGCTATTACAAATTTATTATTAATTTACAATAGCCCCTTTAGTAATATTTCTTAATTATTTTATTTCTTTAATAGCTTGTATAAATCCAGCTAAATTTTGGATTTCACTTGGAATAAGAATCTTTGTAGATTTTCCATCAGCAACTTTTTCAAATGTAGAAAAAGATTTTAATGCTAAAATCTCTTTAGTTGGTTTAGCTTCATTTAAAACTTTAATAGCTTCAGCTTCAGCCCTTTGTACTTCAAGTATAGCTTGTGCTTTACCTTCAGCTTCTTTAATCTTAACTTCTTTTTCAGCTTCAGCTCTTAATATTGCTGATTGCTTTTCACCTTCAGCAACAAGGATGGCAGATTCTCTTGTAGCTTGTGCTTCAAGAATTTTTGCTCTCTTTTCTCTTTCAGCTTTCATTTCTTTTTCCATTGCAACTCTGATATCATTTGGAGGAAGTATAGATTTTAACTCAACTCTGTTTACTTTTATTCCCCAAGGATCAGTTGCATCATCAAGTTCTTGACGCATTTTTGTATTAATAATATCTCTTGATGTCAAAGTTTCATCAACTGTCATATCCCCTATAATATTTCTAAGAGTTGTAGCAGTTAAATTTTCAATAGCTGATAATGGTCTTTCAACACCATAAGTATATAACTTAGGATCAGTTATTTGAAAGTAAACAACAGTATCAATTTGCATAGTTGCATTATCTTTTGTGATAACTGCTTGTGGATCAAAGTCAACAACTTGTTCTTTAAGAGATACTATTCTTGATACCTTATCAAAGAACGGATTAATAAAACTTAAACCTGAACTTAAAGATTGATAGTACTTTCCTAATTTTTCAACAATATAAACTTGTGATTCAGGAACAATTTTAACAGCTTTTAACATGATTATAGCTATTAAAATTATTAATAAGACAAAAAATGGTATATAAAACATAAGATAAAACCTCCTAATTTATTTTTTTATAATAATTTTATTACCTTTAAAACCAGAAATTATAGGAATGTCTCCCACTTTAAAAATTTCATTACTTAATGCAGTCCAAATAGAACCTTTATAGCTGACATCATATATTTTTTCTTCTTTACTAATATCAACAATTTTCTTTATCACAATGCTTGTGCCTATTACTTCAGCATCGAAATTATCCTTATTTTTTGAAAGGATTTTTTTAGCAAGTGGTCTAAGGAATACGATTGCTAAAACAGAAATAATAGTAAAAAAAGTTAGCTCTACTTTTAAATTATCAAATGCTAAAGAAACAAATATTGTTATAGCAGCTGCAAAAGCAAACCAAACTGAGACAAGTGCAGATCCCATAAATTCAATAACAGTAAAAATAATTGTAAGTATTAACCAAAATAAATATCCCATTTTATTCCTCCTCCCTTAAAAACTTTTATATTTTTAATTATATCATAAAAAATATAGAAAAAATATATATTTTATAAAAAGTATAAATATATATTTTTAAAGTTAATTGTAAATAAAAATTTAAAAATGTTTAAAAAAAGTATAAAAAAAATAATATTTTTAATAAAAATATGTTATAATCAGTTAATGTTATGAATTATGAAAAAATAATAAATTTTAATAATTTTTATCAGAAAAGGAGGAAAGTTTATATGTTTAATTATTTACAAAAAATTGGTAAGGCACTTATGGTACCAGTTGCAGTTTTACCGGCAGCTGCAATAATGTTAGGGATAGGTTACTGGATAGACCCAAGTGGTTGGGGAGCAAATAGTCAATTAGCAGCCTTTCTAATTAAAGCAGGAGCAGCAATTATAGATAATATGCCAATATTATTTGCTATTGGAGTTGCTTATGGATTATCAAAAGATAAAGATGGAGCAGCAGCCCTTGCAGGACTTGTTGCATTTGAAATAGTAACAACTTTATTATCAACAGGAGCAGTATCACAAATAATGG from Fusobacterium simiae includes:
- a CDS encoding autotransporter outer membrane beta-barrel domain-containing protein — encoded protein: KDIGNSKEEMLQGKVGLLKSVPFDDNNSLNWTISGDIFVGYNKMHRKFLVVDEVFNAKAKYYTYGIGIKNEIGKEFRLSEGFSLRPYAALGLEYGRVSKIREKSGEIKLEVKQNDYISVKPEVGAELAFKHYFGMKALRTSLGVAYENELGRVAKGKNKARVRDTSADWFNIRGEKEDRRGNVKFDLNVGLDNTRVGVTANVGYDTKGENLRGGLGLRVIF
- a CDS encoding SPFH domain-containing protein; protein product: MFYIPFFVLLIILIAIIMLKAVKIVPESQVYIVEKLGKYYQSLSSGLSFINPFFDKVSRIVSLKEQVVDFDPQAVITKDNATMQIDTVVYFQITDPKLYTYGVERPLSAIENLTATTLRNIIGDMTVDETLTSRDIINTKMRQELDDATDPWGIKVNRVELKSILPPNDIRVAMEKEMKAEREKRAKILEAQATRESAILVAEGEKQSAILRAEAEKEVKIKEAEGKAQAILEVQRAEAEAIKVLNEAKPTKEILALKSFSTFEKVADGKSTKILIPSEIQNLAGFIQAIKEIK
- a CDS encoding NfeD family protein, whose amino-acid sequence is MGYLFWLILTIIFTVIEFMGSALVSVWFAFAAAITIFVSLAFDNLKVELTFFTIISVLAIVFLRPLAKKILSKNKDNFDAEVIGTSIVIKKIVDISKEEKIYDVSYKGSIWTALSNEIFKVGDIPIISGFKGNKIIIKK